The region gctcagcaactaatgTAATGGACCCTCCCCTATTTCTTCCTTTATCCATTTTCTCATCTTGCTCTTCAAGCCCATAGGTCTTTAGATTttcatacagtctatccaaggtgaattccttgtagtCTTGTGAAAATCTTAGAGAGACTGTCATGGGTTTCCAAgcctttggtagagatctaagaaatttgaggtttgagtcctttgttttatagactcttccatgcaactttagagcatttagtagcttttgaaatttactaaatatgtcagtgagtgattcactttcttcactataaaAATGCTTATATttctgaatcaagagttgcattttgttttcccttacctgctcagttccatcacatataacttgaatagTTTCCTagacatccttggcagttttgcagtttatgatgttgtcaaacatgtcaccatcaacaccattaaacaaaatgttcatggtctttttatcctttctaacttgttcaatgtctggatcagaccattctgctctgggttttgggccagatgcttcatttcctgtagcagctctcataggaacatgtggacctttctcaatacagtccacataagcttcatcttaaGATAGGAGATGCagatgcatcttcaccttccagtggtgatagatgtctttgtctagaaatggaatctttactccaacatcctttttgctcatcttgtttattattgtgatctttaaactctttgttcttcaagagcttgctctgataccaaatgttattcccaaacaatataaacaagaattatagaagggggttgaatggaattctggcttCTTATAAATCAGATAAAAACATTAtaagtctaatttcatgctactCCATTTCACAATCCAGCAACTTTGAATATTTTctgttttgcatggaaatggaaatgattctttgttctctaaaccctgcaaataggctgccacattccatttgcatatatccaatgcatgtgactgttGAGTCACAATCAACTGCtctttttgaatttgaacatccgttgaagcttcactgaatcatccattgaaactatagctgatcatccattgaaactttggctgattatccgttgagactatgtgaatcatccgttgaagctttagttgatcatccgttgaaaactttatgaaacatccgttgagactattttcttggcagttaactccatttcatttatgcaagattacaaggcatctgatatttacaattaaccaagctatcttgcatatcaatctagtagttaacatgtcTTATACATTCTACAACATCTGTTACATTAAGCCATTTggatatgcaggaatgtgctactaaacttattgttacataagctgctctttcaacggatgttgaaatgatcatccgttgaaagctacaaatacacttaattaaaatctactaagtattttgttcaagttatcatcaagtacacaacatattcctaacaagataTGCTGATTTTGGTCCCGATTTGGTTAGTCGAAGTtcttatttttttagtttttgaaATCGAATTTCTGGAATTGTTAGTGATTGTTTGATGATTATAAGACTATGAATAGATTGTATGCTTAGTTAGATTTAATTTAAGACCAGAATCACGAGTTTTGGTTTAGAAACGGGTGAAAACGGGGTTTGGCCGGACTCGAGTTCAAGCTCACGGCTTTAATGGATTTTTGGTCGGATTTTGTGAATTCCGGCGGACCTGTTCTTAGTCTGACTCGGTTCCAACCCGTTGGGTTTTCTATATAACCCAGTTTGTATCTTTAATAACCCTAAGCCCCAATTCTGAATTTGTTTTCAcagattttattttaaaaataattcaataattctttattttaatacctaaaatcattttaattccaaatttaatttggttaattattttaataattaactgaattattttaaattccaaaaattactttctataattattttcaaaatccatatttttttaattattgataatttattttaaatatttatttatcatttattaattgattaattcatttagtcaattaatttatttaaaatagttaaataaagtataattattcataattaagccaaataattcctaaattattttgagcttttaaaaatatatttgagtatttaaaaatcaattaatatcattattaattaatttattcttattttaatcataataaatagaccgttcatccgtttaatacaaaacgaacgcgtctagactcagaataATATTCCgcttccattaaaaatactttcgagacccaaatccttttgtatCAAAAGGTTGTTTGTTTTACCAGTCGTTCTGAGTCGAATACTTATCGAAAAATCCCTATTTTGatctgatttcagttttaaaaacatcgagacctatcttttgacaaTTTAACTGATATGTTATGTGCATAACATGATTACGTGCAATGTGagatgcatgctatctgtttacagcttTCGAGGCCATGATTAGATAAACGATCGGGTTCTTGCTGAGGTGTATATATGTCATTCGAGTTTTGTCTCGTTTATTCAACAAGTGTATTTGATTTATAGAATCAAGTCCAAGAGGGCATACAGGGTTATAAAAGGTTAAATTCAGTCTTTgtataccaggcaagtacccctgtcCTATTCCAATTTCAGAATAGACAAATGTTTTATACTTGAGAATGATATTGTTGTTAGGTAAATCCTTTTGATACAGTACTCTCGAATACTCTTAGATTGTTTGAGACATATAATTCTAGTAATTGTTCTACTAGAATATTGATCTTATATCCGATAGATAGTGAATAATTATGTTATCTCATATTACTCTATACAGTTAAACGTGATATTGAAATTTAGTGAATAACTAATCTTACTAGTTATCTCACCATCGGTTGTTGAGATTACTCCGGACaatgagaaatggggagttaatTGTGATAGGATCCTTTATGAAAATATTTTGATTGGATGAATTATGTAAGTGTTCGGGTTAGATGGTCCAGCGGAGGGCTGTGTATTATATAACCATATTTATAATACAATTGTTTCCACGGGCAGATATATTGCCTTGTTACTGGAGTACTCACGTTacgggacatgtttctacgaaaCATAATCTAGTGCTATTACAGTGGCTGATCAGCATGTAATAGTACGTCCATCAGTTAAAAGTCCAATCTCaaaaacttatttattttttgtTCACAGCATATGCAGCTTTGATTATTATGCagatattattattttatctgtTGTTCTTACTTTATCAGCATAATACTGTTGTTATCTTTTCGAGCACATATTTgtactacttgctgagcatttcatAACTCATACTTGTTTTATTGTGATGATCATCTTTCAGAGAGGGATTGAGATGACTTGTTTGTTGCACACTTCTAGGAAGAGGGTGCCTCTGGTGCATCCTCATATCTTTAGGTTTTAGGTGCCCCAGCAGCAGCAGGAAGGATCTGGGAGTTGGTGTAGTTTGTAAATTAGTTTGTAGTGTAATAATAACAATGAACCGGTTTGTAAAACTTATTAAACTTTTGAGGATTAGCATAATTTCATATAGAGGTTATCCTAATCAGGTTTTTTATTGTAATAACTAATGGTGTGCTTTAGTGTCTATTTTGTATTATAACCTGTGCTCGATCCTTATGCTTGCAGGGGTCATAAATAGTATTTTAATTCCGCTGTGTATATTATTTCATAGTTTATCAgttagtgacccccaaatctagaccccggatttggagggcgtcacaggttggtaacagagctacaggttatggtcactgaaataGGATTAGAAGTTGACTTAATTGAGTTATAGGATAATCACATGAGATAAGTATGTGTCTAACTCATATCTAGTTCAGTTCAGACTATCGGATATAGTCTTTGGTCATAAGTTTCAGATTTATATCTTTGAGCTGTGATGTGATTCCAGGAGGAGCTTGTGGAGGAAGATAGTTCTAATAAGACTGGTTATTCTTGTGGACGAGCAGGACCTCCATCCCCTTCATCGAATTCTGAGGAGTCAGTCCAAAGTAAGCCTGTAGTGGGAGTTACAGAGCCTAGATTTGAGATGCCAGCAGACCCGGTGGTTGAGATGGTGCAGGAGGTAGTGGTAGACCCAGAGCTGGTTAGGGTGGCCGAGAGGACAGTTCTGTATGTTCGTACTGAGGTGGTTGTGGATGTCTCTGAGGCTGGTGAGACTCGTGTCATGAGGATCATGAAAGAGGTCTGTATGGTCGTGTCTAGAGAGGTTGTTTATTAGTAGGACCAGGCATACCCGTGTGCAGAGTCCCGCGACCTCTACAGCTTCAGTTACTTCGAGGACCCCAGTGGCAGTGGCTCCTAGTGCAGTCCCGTATCATGTATATGCAATAGTAGGCAGGGAATGTGACTTTCTCAGAGTCCAAAATGCCGGAATAAGTCAGACTATTCGGGAGATGGCGCAGACATCTGCTTCTAGAGCAGGTGTTTCGAGTTTTGAGGTGCTGTCGAGGGTCTAAGCGATTGAGCAGATTTCTAGGGCGAGGTTGGCAGAGCTTCCGTCCAGCAGTGAGTGGGAGGCAGAGGCCCGTAGAGTTACTCAACTTGTGAGCCAAATTCTATCAGAGTTACGCATGATGCATGAGCCGCGTGGCTAGAGGATGAGAGGTGAGTTGGTTTAGGAGATGAGAGACCCAGTATAGTGCGGAGGGTATCTGTCTTCTATTTTATTGTGTATGGTGGTGACAGCCAGTGAGATATGATGCAGTGTGATGCGGGGAGTGTGCCAACGGAAGCTGGTTCAGTTTGACGGAGTAGGGATAGCTTTTGTAGTATAGTATATTCCTTTATTCTGTCATTCTTATTATCGAGTTGTACGTTTTCTTAAGATTTATCATATTAGCTGAGATAGTACTTGGATGGTTGTATTAGTtgctttatatatatatatatatgtgtgttggTTTGTACAACAATTTCAGTTTTGTTGTATcagttttattttatttcttttatttcttaTTTAGTATTAATTTTCTTTCCTAGTATCCAGATTCACTAGATTAAAGGATGGTATATTTCAATTTAAATTCAGATGATTGTTCATATTATTGTATTTATATCTAGATCATTGTTTATTATTCTTTGAGATTTTGAGCAGATATAATAAGTATGCAGTAGGTACTAAAAATGTTGGTTAATTTATAATGTGGATAAAGGGATTTTATGCATGAAATATTTTTAGTCATGTTAATAAATTGCTACATATTTGTATGCATGCTTAGCAGATTATAAAGATTTAcaattttattttcataaaatgGGTCCCGAGAAGGGTAGCAAGTCATCGGGAAATTGTACTGAAAGTCATACTGATCCAGCAGTTGTCCAAATGTTGGGACTAATGCAACAAAAAGTGACGCAACTTGCGCAGCAGCAACAGCACCAGCAACAGCAATTAGCAGCTCCACCTGCAGTAACTTTTAAGAATTTTCAAGCTGTTAATTCACCCGAGTTTAAAAGGAGTGTTGATCtagtggaagccaatgcatggcttaaGGAAATAGAAATAGCTTTTGAATTAGTTGGAGCAGGAGatgagcagaagaccaagtttgaCAGCTATTTCCTAAAAGGGGAGGCAAACTATCGGTGGGAATCTAAGAAAGCATTGGAAGGGGATCAGATGGTGACTTGGGAaagatttacagaattgtttTTAGAGAAATATTTCGTAAGGCATATGAAGAACCAAACGGAGATTAAGTTTTTGAGTTTAATGCAAAATAATCTGAGTGTTGCggagtatgaggccaaatttacagaattggcaaggtttgttctaGGTCAAGTTGACACAGATGAGAAAAGAGCAAAGAGATTAGAACAAGGGTTAACACCTTGAATTCAaaatagagtggctatgtttgagttgacttcttATGTCACAATAGTTCAGAAAGCCATGGTTATTGAAAGCAGGAGTAACACGTCTCAGAAAGATCATAATGGAATGAAGAGAAAATTTGAAAACTCCGGAGGGGGACAGCAGCAAGGTAATATTCAGGGTCATTTTAACAATAAACTGGAGTTTCAGCAGAATAGAAGTTTGGGATTCAGGAGACCATCAACTGGGAATGGGAACCAAGTTAATCAGTTCAGGAGCCAGAATCAGCAAGGGTTTAATTCTTCTCCAGTAGCCTACTATAGGAGATCTGGTGGAAGGCATTTTGGGAACTGTAATACCAATTTTCTGTGTTTTAGGTGTCGCAAGAAAGGACATTTTGCCAATACATGTCAGAGTTTGACTCAGGGACAGAAACCAAGAACtacttgtttcaagtgtggaaagccagggcATATCTCCAGGAATTGTCCAACACAAAATATGATCAATAACACACACAGTATTgcaggtgctccatctcagagTTTGCCAATGATTGAAGgaccatcagctcaacccaggGCCAGAACATTTAATATGTCTATGTAGGATGCAGTTCAGAGTTCGGAtatggttgcaggtacgcttctagtaaactccgtagatgctaaaattttaattgattctagagctacaaggtcatttatttctaaGGATTTTGTTGATAAACTACATCATGAAATAGAACTATTAGACAAAGCACTAATGATAAaattagctaataagaatcaagttgcAGTAGATCAAGTGTGTATGAgatgtgatattgagataggaggacatcattttcATGCCAgtttgataccttttaagttgggagaatttgatgttattttattgatggattggttgtcagaaaataatgctcagattgactATAAGAATAGAAAGGTGAAATTTCAAACAGTGGATCAAAAAAAGAAAGTGGTATTTAGAGGGAAAAATAGGAAAAGAAATTCTTATCAATAGCTCAAGCGAAGAAGTTATTGCGCCAGAATTGTGAAGCATTTTTGGCTAATATAATGGATACCAATAAGGAGATTTCAAACCTAGAAGTTCTTCCaatagtcaatgaatttccagatgtatttctAGATGATCAACCCGGGTTACCTCCCGATAGaaaaattgagtttgcaattgaaTTGGCATAGGGGACAGAACCAGTTTCCAAAGCTCCATACTGGAtggccccagttgagatgaaggaattggtaattcagctgcaagatcttttggataAAGGATTTATAAGACCAAGTATATCCCCCTGGGGCGTACCAGTTTTTTTtatcaagaagaaagatggaagtatgcgactgtgtatcgattatcgagtgctgaacaagttaaccattaagaataagtaccGGTTGCCAGGGAATGATGACctgtttgatcaactaaaagatGCTATAtagttttctaagattgatttaagatcgagataccatcaactgaagatcaaattagaagatattccaaagacagcctttagaaccagatatggatacta is a window of Apium graveolens cultivar Ventura chromosome 11, ASM990537v1, whole genome shotgun sequence DNA encoding:
- the LOC141695393 gene encoding uncharacterized protein LOC141695393 yields the protein MGPEKGSKSSGNCTESHTDPAVVQMLGLMQQKVTQLAQQQQHQQQQLAAPPAVTFKNFQAVNSPEFKRSVDLVEANAWLKEIEIAFELVGAGDEQKTKFDSYFLKGEANYRWESKKALEGDQMVTWERFTELFLEKYFVRHMKNQTEIKFLSLMQNNLSVAEYEAKFTELARFVLGQVDTDEKRAKRLEQGLTP